Part of the Faecalibacterium duncaniae genome, ACCGCCTCCTTTCGGGCTTCACCTATGTACTACGGTTTCAGCGGCAAATACTACATCTAATCCGAAACTTTTTCAAAAAAATTATAGCACATCTTTTTGAATAGGGTGTGTCAAGTTGCCGGAATGTTTCTTTGCCGCTTTGCTGGCGGCGTTCCTCCGTTCCTCACTGTATGGGGCGGTCAGACGGAAAGAGAAACGCCCCTTGTGGATTTCAAACTCCATGCAGCCCGTTTCCGGGTCTGCGTCGGTCTGCTGGCAGATCGTCGGATAACGGCGGCTGTATGCAAGTAGCCGCTTTTTCAAATCGGTGTTGTGGGTGCGGACATGGATTAGCGGGTCTTTCTCGTCAAACCAAATATCGGTGGTCTTTTCCTGCTTGGTAAGCCCTGTTCTCATGCAAGCTCCTTTCTTCGCCCTTGTTACGCAATAGGGGCATTTTTCGGATGTTTTCTCCGGCTCTTGACTTGGAGAAAACGGCGTTTTTGACGATAAAAACCGCCCGGACGGGGAATGTATCGTCGGGGCGGCTGTTATCGCAAGATTTCCGATTTTTCCGGCTCTTGACTGTCAAGCATAGATTAGCTCATATTTTACGATTTCTTCTGCCTGTGCCTTGCAAGCGTTCATCAGCCCTACCCACTTCATAGGCGCGGCGGCTTTCAATTCCTCGGTGGCTCCCGCGCTCTTGGCAAGCTCCGGCATGATAAGGTCAATCAGGCTCCGCGCGGCTGCGTCAATCTCCGCACAATGCTCATACAGTTTTTCACTGGCAACAAGGGCGGTGTAGAGATCGGGGCGGTAGCCCTCAAGATAGGCTTTCCGCAAGTGTCCATAATGCC contains:
- a CDS encoding TnpV protein, with amino-acid sequence MRRLIDNGTTLPARPPYIGHYGHLRKAYLEGYRPDLYTALVASEKLYEHCAEIDAAARSLIDLIMPELAKSAGATEELKAAAPMKWVGLMNACKAQAEEIVKYELIYA